In a genomic window of Urocitellus parryii isolate mUroPar1 chromosome 11, mUroPar1.hap1, whole genome shotgun sequence:
- the Tmem61 gene encoding transmembrane protein 61, which translates to MAASQTCDRGRVASILRYCMTIGGMVFLVAGTLCFAWWSEGDAGAQPDQRVPPAEHAVSQAPRPLLRSVSFFCCGAGGLLLLCGLLWFLKASRPGPPRWDPYRFSRDLYYLTVETSEEENCRTPKVVVIPTYEEAIHCPLAEGPPAPTVCPKEEGRKCGDAGDALLGTPPPLAPPSYESIFLAIDACSGDTTPAPGAACSFPGLAQTAGRDGASYRLLAGPETCDKSDVSFPGSPPVPGMQ; encoded by the exons ACCTGTGACAGGGGCCGAGTGGCCTCCATCCTCCGCTATTGCATGACGATCGGCGGCATGGTGTTTCTGGTGGCCGGGACGCTCTGCTTCGCTTGGTGGAGTGAAGGGGATGCAGGTGCCCAGCCTGACCAGCGGGTCCCACCTGCTGAGCACGCCGTGTCCCAGGCCCCTAGACCCCTGCTCAGGTCTGTCAGCTTCTTCTGCTGTGGAGCAGGTGGCCTGCTGCTGCTCTGCGGCCTGCTGTGGTTCCTCAAGGCCAGCAGGCCGGGGCCACCCCGGTGGGACCCATACCGCTTCTCCAGAGACCTGTATTACCTCACTGTGGAGACCTCGGAGGAGGAGAACTGCAG gACCCCAAAGGTGGTTGTCATCCCTACCTACGAGGAGGCCATACACTGTCCACTGGCTGAGGGGCCCCCAGCACCAACTGTGTGCCCCAAGGAAGAAGGCCGGAAGTGTGGTGATGCAGGGGATGCCCTGCTGGGGACTCCGCCCCCCTTGGCTCCGCCCAGCTATGAGAGCATTTTCCTTGCTATTGATGCCTGTTCTGGAGACACAACACCTGCTCCAGGTGCTGCATGCTCCTTCCCAGGCCTGGCTCAGACTGCAGGGCGGGATGGGGCGAGTTACAGGCTCCTCGCAGGCCCTGAAACTTGCGACAAAAGTGATGTGTCATTTCCAGGGTCTCCTCCAGTGCCTGGTATGCAGTAA